The genomic segment CTATATTCTTATCCAAATCTTTTTCCTTTTTATAATACCCGAGAGTTTTGTTCATTTCCTCTTCGATTTTTTCATTTTCCACCTTAATTTCCTGTTCTTTAGCAATTTCTTCCAGAATTATCGCTGATTTTACTCTCTTTTCTGCTTGAACTTTCCATTCATTTTCCAAATCGTCTTTATTTTTTCCCATTTTTTCCAGAAATCCATCCAAATTCATGCCCATCTGCGATAGCTGGGATTCAAATTCTCCGAGCATCTTGTGAAGCTCTTGATGAATCAAAACTTCCGGAAGTTCTGTTTGGGTGAGTTTAATGAGCTCTTCCAAAAATTCACTTCTCATTTTTTCTTTGGCCTCCATTTTCTTTTCTTCTGCCATTCCATCCCTTACACTTTTTTTGAAAGCCTCCAGGTTTTCAAATTTTCCGAGCGATTTGGCAAACTCGTCATTAATTTCCGGAACTTTCCTTTCCTGAACTAAATTCAATTTTATTTCAAATTCGGCTGGTTTTTCGGCCAAGTTTTTTTCGTGATACTCTTTGGGAAAATTAAGGGTAAATTTTTTCTCTTCGTTTTCTTTCATTCCAATTATATTTTCTTCAAAACCCGGAATAAAAACCCCCTTCCCCAGAATCAAAGGATGATTCCGGCTGGTTCCGTTTTCAATTGGAACTCCGCCCATAGAAACTTTGAAATCAACAAAAACACTGTCTCCGATTTTTGCCTCTCTTCTTACCGTTACCAAAATTGCCCGACTCTCGGCAATTCTCTTTATTTCTTTTTCGATATCTTCATCTTTAATTTCAATCTTGGCATCTTTGTATTTCTTGTTTATTTTTTTAATTTCATTGTCCCAAGATTTTATTTTCACTTCCGGAATAACTGCAGTCACAATTTTATATTCCAAGTCATTCTCTTCGGCCAATTTCAAAATTTCCGCTTTTGGAGCTCCAATAGCATCGACTTTTCCTTCCGCCAGAATGTCAGCATAAGTTTTTTGAATGGCTTTTTCTGCCGCTTCTTGAATTATGGCGCTCTTCCCTATTTTTTCTTCAACCATATTTCTGGGCGCTTTTCCGGGACGAAATCCGGAAATTTTAATATCTTTGGACAAGTCAGAAACTGCTTGATCCAGATATTTTTTCCATTCGTTCCAAGGAACAGAAACTTTAATTTCTATTTCCGATTGGGGAATCTTGGTTATTTCATGCTTAATCATAAAAATTTTCAATGATCAATGATCAATTTTCATTGAATTTACAATTTAACAATTTTCAAAATTTGGAAATTTAGTCATTGAAAATTGATTGTAAATTGAAAATTGAAAATTGAAAATTCTAAATAATAAGTCCTGCTATCAATAATGCTACAATATTAATTATCTTAATCATCGGATTGATCGCCGGCCCCGCAGTATCTTTGTACGGATCTCCGACTGTGTCTCCGGTAACGGCTGCTTGATGAGCAAGCGAACCCTTGCCTCCAAAATGGCCTTCTTCGATGTATTTTTTGGCATTGTCCCAGGCTCCTCCTCCGTTGGTCATTGAAATCGCCACAAAAAGTCCAGTGATGATTGATCCAACTAATAATCCTCCGAGAGCCTCCGGTCCCAGAATAAATCCAACTAAAATCGGCGCCGCAACGGGAATAATGGCCGGCAAAATCATTTCTTTAATAGCAGCTTGAGTTACAATATCCACGCTGGTAGCATAATCCGGCTTGGCAGTTCCTTCCATAATCCCTTTGATTTCCCTAAACTGCCTTCGTACTTCTTCCACTACCGCACCAGCGGCTTTTGAAACTGACCGCATACAAATTGAAGCAAAAAAGTACGGAATAATTCCGCCGATTAAAAGTCCGGCTAAAACCTTCACATTATCCAGGGCAAAAACAATATTTTGTCCATTCTCAGTAAGCTCCTGAACATAAGAAGCAAACAAAACCACAGCCGCCAGGCCGGCTGAAGCAATAGCATATCCTTTGGTAACCGCTTTAGTGGTGTTTCCTACTGAATCCAAAGCATCGGTTACTTCTCTGATTTCTTCTCCCATTTCAGACATTTCGGCAATTCCTCCGGCGTTATCAGTAATCGGTCCGAAAGAATCGATAGCCACAATTATTCCCGCCATTGAAAGCATACTCATAACCGCGACTGCTACGCCGTAAAGTCCGGCCAGCCAAAAGGAGGCTAAAATTCCAAAAATAATTATGAGCACTGGAATCGCTGTTGATTCCATACTGATAGCCAGTCCCATAATAATATTAGTCCCATGCCCGGTTTTTGAAGCCTGGGCAATCGCTTTTACCGGTCGATATTTTTTAGAAGT from the Parcubacteria group bacterium genome contains:
- the tig gene encoding trigger factor → MIKHEITKIPQSEIEIKVSVPWNEWKKYLDQAVSDLSKDIKISGFRPGKAPRNMVEEKIGKSAIIQEAAEKAIQKTYADILAEGKVDAIGAPKAEILKLAEENDLEYKIVTAVIPEVKIKSWDNEIKKINKKYKDAKIEIKDEDIEKEIKRIAESRAILVTVRREAKIGDSVFVDFKVSMGGVPIENGTSRNHPLILGKGVFIPGFEENIIGMKENEEKKFTLNFPKEYHEKNLAEKPAEFEIKLNLVQERKVPEINDEFAKSLGKFENLEAFKKSVRDGMAEEKKMEAKEKMRSEFLEELIKLTQTELPEVLIHQELHKMLGEFESQLSQMGMNLDGFLEKMGKNKDDLENEWKVQAEKRVKSAIILEEIAKEQEIKVENEKIEEEMNKTLGYYKKEKDLDKNIDMGRLYEYTKGMLLNEKVFEYLESL